In a genomic window of Muntiacus reevesi chromosome 1, mMunRee1.1, whole genome shotgun sequence:
- the ETV3 gene encoding ETS translocation variant 3: protein MKAGCSIVEKPEGGGGYQFPDWAYKTESSPGSRQIQLWHFILELLQKEEFRHVIAWQQGEYGEFVIKDPDEVARLWGRRKCKPQMNYDKLSRALRYYYNKRILHKTKGKRFTYKFNFNKLVMPNYPFINIRSSGVVPQSAPPVPTGSSRFHFPPLDTHSPTSDVQPGRFSASSLTASGQESSNGTDRKVELSELEDGPAADWRRGVDLMSSRSAVGGGIGHQKRKPDIMLPLFSRPGMYPDPHSPFAVSPIPGRGGVLNVPISPALSLTPTIFSYSPSPGLSPFTSSSCFSFNPEEMKHYLHSQACSVFNYHLSPRTFPRYPGLMVPPLQCQVHPEESSQFSIKLQPPPVGRKNRERVESSEEAAPVPVPTLTPVPPRIKVEPALEKDPESLRQSAREKEEHSQEEGTVPSRTTEEGKSTIFARPAAPPVWPAVPISTPSEEPLEVSEDSEDRPGKEPGAPEKKEDALMPPKLRLKRRWNDDPEALSKNGKFLWNGSGPRGLATAAADA from the exons ATGAAAGCAGGCTGTAGCATCGTGGAAAAGCCAGAAGGAGGTGGAG GGTATCAGTTTCCTGATTGGGCCTATAAAACAGAGTCGTCCCCAGGCTCCCGGCAGATCCAGCTGTGGCACTTCATCCTGGAGCTGCTGCAGAAGGAGGAGTTCCGCCATGTCATTGCCTGGCAGCAGGGAGAGTATGGGGAATTCGTCATCAAGGATCCAGACGAGGTGGCCCGCCTCTGGGGCCGCAGGAAGTGCAAACCACAGATGAATTACGACAAGCTGAGCCGGGCCCTGAG ATACTATTACAACAAGAGGATCCTTcacaaaacaaaagggaaaaggtTTACTTATAAATTTAACTTCAACAAGCTGGTGATGCCCAACTACCCATTCATCAACATTCGGTCAAGTG GTGTGGTTCCCCAGAGTGCGCCACCAGTGCCAACAGGCTCTTCCCGCTTCCATTTCCCACCTCTGGACACCCATTCTCCAACGAGCGATGTGCAGCCAGGGCGGTTCTCTGCCAGCTCCCTAACTGCTTCTGGCCAGGAGTCAAGTAATGGCACTGATAGAAAGGTGGAGCTTTCAGAGCTGGAGGATGGCCCAGCCGCTGACTGGCGCCGGGGCGTGGATCTCATGTCCTCCCGAAGTGCCGTGGGTGGAGGGATTGGCCATCAGAAGCGCAAGCCTGACATCATGCTTCCTTTGTTCTCCAGGCCAGGGATGTACCCTGACCCCCATAGTCCCTTCGCCGTCTCTCCGATCCCAGGCCGTGGAGGCGTCCTTAACGTCCCCATTTCACCAGCCCTCTCCCTGACTCCCACCATCTTCTCCTATAGCCCCTCACCAGGCCTGAGCCCCTTCACCAGCAGCAGTTGCTTCTCCTTCAACCCTGAAGAAATGAAACACTACCTTCATTCTCAAGCCTGTTCTGTGTTCAACTACCACCTGAGTCCTCGGACATTTCCTCGTTACCCAGGCCTCATGGTCCCACCACTGCAGTGCCAGGTGCACCCTGAGGAGTCGTCACAGTTTTCTATCAAGCTGCAGCCCCCACCCGTCGGGCGCAAGAACCGGGAGAGGGTGGAGAGCAGCGAGGAGGCAGCCCCTGTCCCTGTTCCCACACTGACTCCTGTCCCGCCGAGAATTAAAGTGGAGCCAGCCTTGGAAAAGGATCCCGAGAGCCTCAGGCAGTCGGCACGGGAGAAGGAGGAGCACTCTCAAGAAGAGGGCACTGTGCCGAGCAGGACCACAGAAGAGGGGAAAAGCACCATCTTCGCCCGCCCGGCTGCACCGCCTGTGTGGCCTGCTGTGCCCATTAGCACCCCAagtgaagagcccctggaggtgTCTGAAGACAGTGAGGACAGGCCTGGCAAAGAGCCTGGGGCACCTGAGAAGAAAGAAGATGCCCTGATGCCCCCCAAGCTTCGGTTGAAGCGGCGCTGGAATGATGACCCCGAAGCCCTGAGTAAGAATGGCAAGTTTCTCTGGAATGGGTCCGGACCCCGGGGCTTGGCAACAGCCGCTGCTGATGCTTAG